One region of Marivirga arenosa genomic DNA includes:
- a CDS encoding ATP-binding protein codes for MSTKRTILLLIISLAFFALEDIYAQKNMDDSASYFINIANENWHNDLALSHNAAQQAFELIPRIEDIKIKADAYVQYGISFYTKLEYDSALSYYQKAVNLLKANKYDYSQYVPYLAAVLAKKGHFKDVFDLIEKEQYSLNENETAFYEFLLIKLSAAIKIGYTDHALKLINQLQQNGNIATEKLLNRFKSLQGQYYQLIASYKKSDSIFNKLAFYYKSTDNKMDLAETYLFLAKNAMEVSNYKESSKFLIKAQSIYEELNYEYGIALINLETGTLLSWMQRYNEASDYIFKALKVFDNNQNLNELQIAYYELGWIFYSLELEKRAKKYLDQALEIAREIQNYRFLGSQHNAYGSLYTDLEIFDSAIFHFDSAIYYEELTKNIKQISAAKFNKAVVLEKIGQDYKAIKLYRESYKVDSTLRNYAGLIEGEWVLGEYFMKKDQNDSALYYFNLGEKHAINLGEKYFLLKIYEAKANLYSKTNNFKLSTDYFQKALKTQKELSEETKTLELATLETSYDLKNKEKELTLLNLQKENNEKTIALKNRTIASQRNTLIVLAVGFILLLVISYIIFRYLKIRTKTNHKLRELNNEIQEKQEEIMAQSEELQEANQYVTELNEKLENRVKDRTLALENALSELDHFFYRASHDFRGPLTTLMGLVGISKGYDLPEEGRTLFNQVNITVQKLDGLVKKLQAVSFLGDFENLKAPTSINLKDQIHKITDEVVKRKSFDRTDYQYDVKVYATDDKVIFYPVLLEICLSNLVENSLIFNYTKSIKIRISAEVKNEELILSVADNGIGISEDMKHEIFNMFKRTSQISSGNGLGLYIVKKATEILNGDIKLKSKQKEGSTFTITFPLSGITEIAKKYQDKVYSSS; via the coding sequence TTGAGCACTAAAAGAACCATATTACTTCTGATAATAAGCTTAGCATTTTTTGCTCTTGAAGATATCTATGCTCAAAAAAACATGGATGACTCTGCTAGCTATTTTATAAATATAGCAAATGAAAATTGGCATAATGATTTAGCCCTCTCACATAATGCCGCTCAACAAGCATTTGAATTAATTCCTAGAATTGAAGACATTAAAATTAAAGCTGATGCTTACGTGCAATATGGAATATCTTTCTATACCAAATTAGAATATGATAGTGCCCTTTCTTACTACCAAAAAGCAGTTAATTTATTAAAAGCTAATAAATATGATTATTCTCAATATGTACCTTATTTAGCTGCGGTATTAGCTAAAAAAGGACATTTCAAAGATGTATTTGATTTAATCGAAAAGGAGCAATATTCATTAAATGAAAATGAAACAGCTTTTTATGAATTTCTATTAATTAAACTTAGTGCAGCAATAAAAATTGGCTATACTGACCACGCCTTAAAACTTATAAACCAATTACAGCAAAATGGAAATATAGCAACCGAAAAATTATTAAACAGGTTTAAAAGTCTTCAAGGACAATATTATCAGTTAATTGCGTCATACAAAAAATCAGACTCAATATTCAATAAGCTAGCTTTTTACTATAAAAGTACCGATAACAAAATGGATTTAGCTGAAACCTATCTTTTTCTAGCTAAGAATGCCATGGAAGTTAGTAATTATAAAGAGAGCTCAAAATTCTTAATTAAAGCACAATCTATTTATGAAGAATTAAATTATGAGTATGGTATTGCACTAATAAATCTTGAAACTGGAACGCTACTTTCATGGATGCAAAGATATAATGAGGCAAGTGATTATATCTTTAAAGCTTTAAAAGTATTTGACAATAATCAGAATCTTAATGAACTTCAAATAGCCTATTATGAATTAGGATGGATTTTCTATTCCCTTGAATTAGAAAAAAGAGCGAAAAAGTATTTAGATCAAGCCCTAGAAATTGCTCGTGAGATTCAAAATTATCGTTTTCTAGGGAGTCAGCATAACGCCTACGGATCATTATATACTGATTTAGAAATTTTTGACTCTGCTATCTTTCATTTTGATTCTGCTATTTATTATGAAGAACTAACGAAAAATATTAAGCAAATTTCAGCTGCTAAGTTTAATAAAGCTGTAGTACTTGAAAAAATTGGGCAAGATTATAAGGCAATTAAGCTATACAGAGAAAGCTATAAAGTAGATTCTACACTAAGAAATTATGCGGGGCTAATTGAAGGGGAATGGGTGTTAGGTGAATATTTTATGAAAAAAGATCAAAATGATTCTGCTTTATACTATTTTAATTTGGGTGAGAAACATGCTATTAATCTGGGAGAGAAATACTTTTTGTTAAAAATTTATGAAGCAAAGGCTAACTTATATTCTAAAACAAATAATTTTAAATTATCTACAGACTATTTTCAAAAGGCATTAAAAACACAGAAAGAACTTTCAGAAGAAACCAAAACATTAGAATTAGCTACTTTAGAAACCTCATACGACTTAAAAAATAAAGAAAAAGAGCTAACACTATTAAATCTACAAAAAGAGAATAATGAAAAAACTATTGCATTAAAAAATAGAACTATTGCTTCTCAAAGAAATACTTTGATTGTTTTAGCAGTTGGATTTATACTTCTATTAGTGATTAGTTATATCATTTTCCGTTACCTAAAAATCAGAACGAAAACTAACCATAAACTGCGTGAGCTGAATAATGAAATTCAAGAAAAGCAGGAAGAAATCATGGCGCAATCTGAAGAGTTGCAGGAAGCTAATCAGTATGTTACCGAGCTAAATGAGAAACTTGAAAACCGAGTAAAGGATAGAACCCTGGCACTTGAAAACGCCCTTTCTGAATTAGATCATTTCTTCTACAGAGCTTCCCATGATTTTAGAGGTCCACTTACTACCTTAATGGGATTGGTGGGTATCTCAAAAGGTTATGATTTACCAGAAGAAGGAAGAACCTTATTTAATCAGGTTAACATTACTGTTCAAAAACTAGATGGTCTGGTTAAAAAACTCCAAGCTGTGAGTTTTTTAGGAGACTTTGAAAATTTAAAAGCTCCTACTTCAATAAATCTGAAAGACCAAATTCATAAAATAACGGATGAAGTCGTAAAAAGAAAGTCATTTGATCGTACTGATTATCAATATGATGTAAAAGTTTACGCTACAGATGATAAAGTCATTTTCTATCCAGTTTTATTAGAAATATGTTTGAGTAATCTGGTTGAAAACAGCTTGATTTTTAATTACACAAAAAGTATTAAAATACGAATTAGTGCGGAAGTAAAAAATGAAGAGCTAATTCTTAGTGTTGCAGATAATGGAATTGGGATTTCAGAGGACATGAAGCATGAAATTTTCAATATGTTCAAAAGAACATCACAAATCTCTTCTGGTAATGGCCTGGGGCTTTACATAGTAAAAAAAGCAACGGAAATACTAAATGGAGATATCAAATTAAAAAGTAAACAAAAAGAAGGTAGTACTTTCACTATTACATTCCCTTTATCAGGTATTACTGAAATAGCAAAAAAATATCAGGATAAAGTATATTCATCTAGTTAA
- a CDS encoding NUDIX hydrolase, whose protein sequence is MGLNPWKLVKSTLKYDNPWIKVEEHDVINPSGKEGIYGKVHFKNIAVGVIPIDENDNTYLVGQYRYPLDQYSWEIPEGGCPENEDVLEAAKRELKEETGLSAKDWNEFMKIHTSNSVSDERGVVYLAKGLTQGEVQFEETEDIKVKKLPLSEAFEMVLDGEITDSISMASLLKLKCLIDQKEL, encoded by the coding sequence ATGGGGTTAAATCCATGGAAACTAGTTAAATCCACACTAAAATATGACAATCCTTGGATAAAAGTTGAGGAACATGACGTGATTAATCCAAGCGGCAAGGAAGGCATTTACGGTAAAGTTCATTTTAAGAATATTGCAGTGGGTGTGATTCCAATTGATGAAAACGATAATACTTATTTAGTTGGCCAATATAGATATCCTTTAGATCAATATAGTTGGGAAATTCCAGAAGGAGGTTGTCCTGAAAATGAGGACGTTTTAGAGGCTGCAAAAAGAGAATTGAAGGAGGAGACGGGTCTTTCAGCTAAAGATTGGAATGAATTTATGAAAATTCACACTTCTAATTCAGTCTCAGATGAGAGAGGGGTAGTGTATTTGGCAAAGGGTTTAACTCAAGGTGAGGTTCAATTTGAAGAAACTGAGGACATAAAAGTAAAAAAGCTTCCCTTATCAGAAGCTTTTGAAATGGTATTAGATGGTGAAATCACAGACAGTATTAGTATGGCTTCACTTTTGAAGTTGAAATGTTTAATCGATCAAAAGGAGCTGTAA
- the hisC gene encoding histidinol-phosphate transaminase: MNWKKLVLPHILKLQAYSSARDEFSGDAKVFLDANENPFDEEQNNWNRYPDPLQKNLKAELEKIKGIAAENMFLGNGSDEAIDLLFRIFCKAGESNVITCPPTYGMYKVSSAIHNVENVEVPLTPEFQLDVKNILDAVNESTKLLFICTPNNPTGNSLRKDSILEILETYPGIVIIDEAYIDFSKEESWIKELDQYPNLVILQTLSKAWGLASARLGIAYANTELIKLLNKVKAPYNISGPSQKVVLEALQNPEIFKKQLKIILSERDRLQVALQDLPSVKKVYESDANFLLVKINQAKDLYQKLIEKEIVVRDRSNVQLCDDCLRITVGTEEENNLLIRNLQLLLID, encoded by the coding sequence ATGAATTGGAAAAAACTTGTTTTACCCCATATTTTAAAATTACAAGCTTACTCTTCTGCCAGAGATGAGTTTTCAGGTGATGCGAAAGTATTTTTGGATGCAAATGAAAATCCGTTTGATGAGGAACAAAACAATTGGAATCGATATCCTGATCCTTTACAGAAAAATTTAAAAGCTGAGCTTGAAAAAATAAAAGGTATAGCAGCTGAAAATATGTTTTTGGGCAATGGTAGTGATGAAGCTATTGACTTACTTTTTAGAATCTTTTGTAAAGCAGGTGAATCTAATGTTATTACATGCCCTCCAACATATGGAATGTATAAGGTATCCTCTGCGATACATAATGTTGAGAATGTCGAAGTGCCTCTGACACCTGAATTTCAATTGGATGTTAAAAACATTTTGGATGCTGTAAACGAAAGTACCAAATTATTATTCATTTGCACACCGAATAACCCTACGGGAAATAGTTTAAGAAAAGATAGTATTTTAGAAATACTTGAAACGTATCCAGGTATTGTAATTATAGATGAGGCATATATTGATTTCTCGAAAGAAGAATCTTGGATTAAAGAATTAGATCAATATCCTAATTTAGTAATCCTACAAACTTTAAGTAAAGCTTGGGGATTAGCTTCTGCCCGCTTAGGAATTGCTTATGCTAATACAGAATTAATAAAGTTGCTAAACAAGGTGAAAGCTCCATACAATATTAGTGGACCAAGTCAAAAAGTTGTATTGGAAGCTTTACAAAATCCGGAAATATTTAAGAAACAGCTTAAGATCATATTAAGTGAAAGAGACAGATTGCAAGTGGCTTTACAGGATTTACCTTCAGTTAAAAAAGTATATGAAAGTGATGCTAATTTCCTCTTAGTAAAAATAAATCAGGCAAAAGATCTTTACCAAAAATTGATAGAAAAAGAAATTGTAGTTCGGGATCGTTCTAACGTTCAATTATGTGATGATTGTTTAAGGATAACAGTAGGTACAGAGGAAGAAAACAACCTTCTCATCAGAAATTTACAGCTCCTTTTGATCGATTAA
- the hisD gene encoding histidinol dehydrogenase has protein sequence MKEYINPKKENWEELLKRPTESLHDIRKIVQPIMDEVKKNGDSSVKNYTEKFDGISINDLLVTKEEIEAASKKVDQKLKDAIKVAHENITRFHKAQKITDLRIETMPGVLCERKSVAIPKVGLYIPGGTAPLFSTVLMLAVPAKIAGCKEIVLCSPPDKEGNIHPAILFTAELAGITKIYKVGGAQAIAAMTYGTESIPKVDKIFGPGNQYVTAAKQLASLDGAAIDMPAGPSEVLVYADEDANPAFIAADLLSQAEHGVDSQVIFVTTDQDIIPTLQKEIYHQLSELPRWEIADRCLQNSAVFILKEEKECIDLINIYAPEHLILLTKNAREIADKIENAGSIFIGYYTPESAGDYASGTNHTLPTNGAARAYSGVSLDSFIKNITYQEITAEGLQKLGPYVEEMAEAESLRAHKNAVTVRLNSIKN, from the coding sequence ATGAAAGAATATATTAATCCCAAAAAGGAGAATTGGGAAGAACTATTAAAAAGACCAACTGAATCGCTGCATGATATAAGGAAAATAGTGCAGCCGATAATGGATGAGGTAAAGAAAAACGGTGACAGTAGCGTAAAAAACTATACGGAAAAATTTGATGGTATATCGATAAATGATCTTTTAGTAACAAAAGAAGAAATAGAAGCTGCAAGCAAAAAAGTAGATCAGAAGCTTAAAGATGCGATTAAAGTAGCACACGAGAATATCACTAGATTTCATAAGGCACAGAAAATAACTGATTTAAGGATAGAAACCATGCCTGGCGTTCTTTGTGAGAGAAAATCAGTGGCTATACCAAAAGTAGGTTTATACATACCTGGCGGAACGGCTCCTTTGTTTAGCACAGTATTGATGTTAGCGGTTCCTGCAAAAATTGCGGGCTGCAAGGAAATTGTTCTTTGTAGTCCTCCAGATAAAGAAGGAAACATTCATCCGGCAATTCTATTTACAGCGGAATTAGCAGGTATCACCAAAATTTATAAAGTAGGCGGTGCTCAAGCCATAGCAGCCATGACCTATGGTACAGAAAGTATTCCTAAAGTGGATAAGATTTTTGGCCCTGGAAATCAATATGTAACTGCAGCAAAACAATTGGCCAGCTTAGATGGCGCTGCTATTGATATGCCTGCTGGGCCTTCAGAAGTTTTAGTTTATGCGGATGAAGATGCTAATCCAGCATTTATTGCGGCTGACTTATTATCTCAAGCGGAACATGGAGTGGATAGTCAGGTGATTTTTGTTACTACAGATCAAGACATTATCCCAACTTTACAAAAGGAGATTTATCATCAGTTAAGTGAGTTACCACGCTGGGAAATAGCTGATAGATGTCTACAAAATAGTGCCGTTTTTATTTTAAAAGAAGAAAAAGAATGCATTGACTTGATAAATATTTATGCTCCTGAACATTTAATTTTATTAACTAAAAACGCAAGAGAGATAGCTGATAAAATTGAAAATGCGGGCTCTATCTTTATTGGTTACTATACACCAGAATCAGCAGGTGATTATGCTTCTGGTACAAACCATACTTTACCAACAAACGGTGCTGCAAGAGCCTACAGTGGAGTTTCTTTAGACAGTTTTATCAAGAATATAACCTATCAAGAAATTACAGCTGAAGGATTACAAAAACTTGGCCCCTATGTGGAAGAAATGGCGGAAGCTGAATCTCTAAGAGCGCATAAAAATGCAGTAACTGTGCGTCTTAATAGTATTAAAAACTAA
- the hisG gene encoding ATP phosphoribosyltransferase — MNTLKIAIQKSGRLSEDSLKLIKECGIKFSNGKGKLKAVADNFPLEFLFLRDDDIPGYVEDGVADLGIVGENVLVEYEKDVELVKKLGFSKCRLSIGVDRNWDYKDISELDGKSIATSYPKILENFLKGKNIKAEIHEISGSVEIAPSIGLADAVCDIVSSGSTLLSNGLKEADVIMRSEAVLISGKKLSSEQKEILNQLIFRIEAVQAGKNNKYILLNAPNDSIDEIISLLPGMKSPTVLPLAMEGWSSLHSVVKEDEFWDVIEKLKAAGAQGILVAPIEKMIL; from the coding sequence ATGAATACTTTAAAAATAGCTATACAAAAATCAGGTAGATTAAGTGAAGATTCACTAAAACTAATCAAAGAATGTGGTATCAAATTCAGTAATGGAAAAGGTAAATTAAAAGCAGTTGCAGATAACTTTCCGTTAGAATTTCTATTTCTCAGAGATGATGATATCCCTGGCTATGTGGAAGATGGAGTAGCTGACTTAGGTATTGTTGGTGAAAATGTATTAGTGGAATATGAAAAAGATGTTGAGCTTGTAAAAAAATTAGGCTTCTCAAAATGTAGATTATCAATTGGAGTAGACAGAAATTGGGATTATAAAGACATTTCTGAATTAGATGGTAAAAGTATCGCAACCTCCTACCCTAAAATCCTTGAAAATTTCCTTAAAGGAAAAAATATCAAGGCAGAAATTCATGAAATCAGTGGTTCTGTTGAAATTGCTCCTAGCATAGGATTGGCGGATGCGGTATGTGATATTGTAAGTTCAGGAAGTACTTTACTTAGCAATGGCCTAAAAGAAGCGGATGTAATTATGCGATCTGAAGCTGTTTTAATCTCTGGAAAAAAGTTATCTTCTGAACAGAAAGAAATTTTAAATCAGTTAATATTTAGAATCGAAGCAGTTCAAGCAGGTAAAAACAATAAATATATTTTATTAAACGCTCCTAATGATTCTATTGATGAAATCATAAGCCTACTGCCAGGTATGAAAAGCCCTACCGTGTTGCCATTAGCAATGGAAGGCTGGAGTTCATTACACTCAGTAGTGAAAGAAGATGAATTTTGGGATGTTATAGAAAAATTAAAAGCTGCTGGTGCGCAAGGAATATTAGTTGCCCCAATAGAAAAAATGATTCTATAA
- a CDS encoding Mpo1 family 2-hydroxy fatty acid dioxygenase, with product MRKIDSLLEEYGASHKNATNKKVHWICVPLIFWSVVALLYSIPNDSLTYVLGEGYYNNWAVVVLVLVLIYYITLSIPISFGMLAFAILCIAVARWADQFNFLPLWGIALIVFFLAWVGQFWGHKIEGKKPSFLKDLQFLLIGPAWLMHFIYKRLGIKY from the coding sequence ATGAGAAAGATAGATTCACTACTAGAAGAATATGGGGCAAGCCATAAAAATGCTACAAATAAGAAAGTTCATTGGATTTGCGTGCCGCTTATATTTTGGAGTGTGGTAGCATTGCTTTATTCCATTCCAAATGATAGTCTTACTTACGTTCTTGGAGAAGGATATTACAACAATTGGGCAGTAGTTGTACTCGTTCTAGTATTGATTTATTATATCACTCTATCTATTCCAATTTCCTTTGGTATGTTGGCCTTTGCCATTTTGTGCATTGCGGTTGCAAGATGGGCAGATCAATTCAATTTTTTACCATTATGGGGAATCGCTTTAATAGTTTTCTTTTTAGCCTGGGTTGGCCAATTTTGGGGGCATAAAATAGAAGGTAAAAAGCCATCCTTCTTAAAAGATTTACAGTTTCTTTTAATAGGGCCAGCTTGGTTAATGCATTTTATTTATAAAAGATTAGGAATTAAATATTGA
- a CDS encoding IMPACT family protein yields the protein MKDSFYTISKGGEGLYKEKGSKFIGLAFRVRDEDEVKERLEEVKKQYYDGRHHCYAYILSKDKFRANDDGEPNHSAGDPILGQIKSKNLTQVLVVVVRYFGGTKLGVPGLINAYKTAAFEALESSNLTEVTIEELFDINYGYEITNEVMRLLNEFEADIKTQEFTEECSANIGIKQSLKDRFEEEALKIDGLKFDYLNS from the coding sequence ATGAAGGATTCTTTCTATACAATTTCAAAGGGTGGTGAAGGATTATATAAAGAAAAAGGAAGTAAATTTATTGGCTTGGCCTTTAGAGTTCGTGATGAAGATGAAGTAAAAGAAAGATTAGAAGAAGTTAAAAAGCAATATTATGATGGAAGACATCATTGCTATGCTTATATACTTTCAAAAGATAAATTTAGAGCAAATGATGATGGAGAACCCAATCATTCCGCTGGTGACCCTATTTTAGGCCAAATAAAATCCAAGAACTTAACCCAAGTATTAGTAGTAGTTGTTCGATACTTTGGAGGTACAAAACTGGGAGTTCCAGGCTTAATCAATGCCTATAAAACTGCCGCATTTGAAGCATTAGAATCATCTAATTTGACCGAGGTTACAATTGAAGAATTATTTGATATTAACTACGGCTATGAAATCACCAACGAAGTTATGAGGCTATTAAATGAATTTGAAGCCGATATAAAAACTCAGGAGTTTACTGAAGAATGTTCTGCTAATATTGGTATCAAACAATCGCTGAAAGATAGGTTTGAGGAAGAAGCCCTTAAGATTGATGGACTCAAATTTGATTATTTGAATTCTTAA
- a CDS encoding MATE family efflux transporter: MLKTITKYQHAVFSAILIIIRSAVGFGVQKLVAVAYGPVGTTLISHFQNLISIFTQPVQDVIVNGLINAFPKKDFEKSKIIGASLHLLLILLSGTAFILFLKYIFNESLFSFSFSQWVLIVISIILFSLGLILSAIYVVEKKLKIFLSIISFQWLLFFLIVLLYEFELNEFLLFWLIIQAIFTLILYLPIKNHFNINFELDNKIKNHFKQFLIIGFTVLISSKWVDYFVREYAVQEFGQNESGLWQAVVRLSEAYRGLIISFLFLTFYPSISKAISSDTIKSTILRKHFLIYLVLSLMLIIILFLFSDQLLTLLYNREYSQANYLFRLQLVGDFLAILSFPFAIYLLARVNTYSYIFAEILSTIVFIIVILLKLGNGIDSIVIAHICRFIIYSISISAISVNDLKNVSN; the protein is encoded by the coding sequence ATGTTAAAAACAATTACAAAATATCAACATGCGGTATTTAGTGCAATATTGATCATAATCAGAAGTGCAGTGGGTTTTGGAGTTCAAAAACTTGTTGCTGTTGCATATGGGCCAGTAGGAACTACCTTAATCAGCCACTTTCAAAATTTAATATCAATTTTCACTCAACCTGTTCAGGATGTAATTGTAAATGGTTTAATTAATGCTTTCCCTAAAAAGGATTTTGAAAAGTCTAAAATAATAGGGGCCTCACTTCATTTATTATTGATATTATTGAGTGGTACAGCCTTCATTCTATTTTTAAAATATATTTTTAACGAAAGCTTATTTAGTTTTTCATTTTCACAATGGGTTCTGATAGTTATTTCAATAATACTTTTCAGCCTTGGTTTAATTCTATCAGCCATTTATGTAGTTGAGAAGAAGCTGAAAATATTTCTTAGTATTATTTCATTTCAATGGCTTCTCTTCTTTTTAATTGTTTTATTATATGAGTTTGAGTTAAATGAATTTTTACTCTTTTGGTTAATAATTCAAGCAATTTTTACTCTAATACTTTATCTGCCTATTAAGAACCATTTTAATATAAACTTTGAACTTGATAATAAAATTAAAAACCATTTTAAGCAATTTCTCATAATTGGGTTTACTGTTTTAATAAGTAGTAAATGGGTTGATTATTTTGTCAGAGAATATGCAGTACAAGAATTTGGTCAAAATGAATCGGGTCTTTGGCAAGCGGTGGTTCGTTTATCAGAAGCATATAGAGGATTGATTATTAGCTTTTTGTTTTTAACTTTTTATCCCAGTATTTCAAAAGCAATTTCATCTGATACCATAAAAAGTACAATATTACGGAAGCATTTCTTAATATACCTGGTGTTATCTTTAATGCTAATCATCATTTTATTCCTTTTTTCTGATCAATTATTAACTCTATTGTATAATAGAGAGTATAGTCAGGCAAATTATTTATTTCGGCTTCAGTTAGTAGGAGATTTTTTGGCTATATTATCATTCCCTTTTGCTATATATCTTTTAGCCAGAGTAAATACCTATTCCTACATTTTTGCAGAAATATTAAGCACGATTGTCTTTATTATTGTAATTTTATTAAAACTTGGAAATGGAATTGATTCCATTGTTATAGCTCACATCTGCAGATTTATTATTTATTCCATATCAATTTCTGCAATTAGTGTAAATGATTTAAAAAATGTCAGCAACTAA
- a CDS encoding glycosyltransferase — protein sequence MSATKVTVICLCYNQEEYVVEAMQSVLNQTYPTELIIVDDASTDKSVEVIKSFLKNQRREIKSIFLNENHGNCKAFNIALKECESDYIIDLAADDVLLPHRVEEGVKNLKANRNVAVNFTNANYIDQNGEYIKSHFEVDDIKRSKEIVPEGDCFAAILERYYICSPSMMYNAKYLKEIGGYDESLAYEDFDIMLRLSRKYPFSYTDKILVNKRILNNSMSAKQYQKDNKQLNSTLIICRKAFKLIKERKEKVALIKRIAYEAKQAFVNKRFILFISFINLEFKTILQK from the coding sequence ATGTCAGCAACTAAGGTCACTGTAATTTGCTTATGTTATAATCAGGAAGAATATGTAGTGGAGGCTATGCAATCCGTTTTAAATCAGACTTATCCAACTGAATTAATCATTGTGGATGATGCTTCTACGGATAAGAGTGTGGAAGTCATTAAATCATTTCTAAAGAATCAAAGAAGAGAGATTAAGTCTATCTTTTTAAATGAAAATCATGGAAATTGTAAAGCTTTTAATATTGCATTGAAAGAGTGTGAATCGGATTATATAATTGACTTAGCAGCAGATGATGTTCTTTTGCCTCATAGGGTAGAAGAGGGAGTTAAGAATCTAAAAGCTAATAGAAATGTGGCAGTAAACTTTACAAATGCTAATTATATTGATCAGAATGGTGAATACATAAAATCACATTTTGAAGTTGATGATATTAAAAGATCAAAGGAAATAGTACCAGAAGGAGATTGCTTTGCCGCTATTTTAGAGCGTTATTATATATGTTCTCCTTCCATGATGTACAATGCAAAATACCTAAAAGAAATAGGAGGTTATGATGAAAGTTTAGCCTATGAAGATTTTGATATTATGCTGCGCCTATCCAGAAAATATCCATTTAGTTATACGGATAAAATATTGGTAAATAAAAGAATTCTTAATAATTCTATGTCTGCCAAACAATATCAAAAAGATAATAAGCAGTTAAATTCAACACTTATTATATGTAGAAAAGCGTTTAAACTAATTAAGGAGAGAAAAGAAAAGGTAGCGCTTATAAAACGTATCGCTTATGAAGCAAAACAAGCTTTTGTTAATAAAAGGTTTATATTATTCATCTCATTTATTAATTTAGAATTTAAAACTATTTTGCAAAAATGA
- a CDS encoding low molecular weight protein-tyrosine-phosphatase: MKKILFVCLGNICRSPLAEGLIVKKIAKLNLNEHFKIDSCGTADYHIGELPDERTRENALKNDLELNHRARQFEYSDFNKFDHILVMDNSNKMKVIGQATSEEHLRKVQLMREFETEDDLKGIDVPDPYYGGEEGFQNVFDILDRCTENLLEYHLQTIEY; encoded by the coding sequence ATGAAGAAAATACTTTTTGTGTGCTTAGGGAACATTTGCCGATCTCCATTAGCTGAGGGTTTGATTGTGAAGAAAATTGCAAAATTAAATTTAAACGAGCACTTTAAAATTGATTCCTGTGGGACTGCTGACTACCATATTGGTGAGCTACCGGATGAAAGAACTCGCGAAAATGCACTAAAAAATGATTTAGAATTAAATCATAGGGCAAGGCAATTCGAATACTCTGACTTCAATAAATTCGACCATATTTTGGTCATGGATAATTCTAATAAGATGAAAGTGATTGGCCAAGCAACTTCCGAGGAGCATCTTAGAAAGGTTCAGTTAATGAGAGAATTTGAAACTGAAGATGATCTGAAAGGTATAGATGTGCCAGACCCTTATTATGGTGGCGAGGAAGGTTTTCAAAACGTATTTGATATATTAGATAGATGCACTGAAAATCTTTTAGAGTATCATTTACAGACTATAGAATACTAG